In the genome of Planctomycetota bacterium, the window AGAGCGACCGCCACGGGCGGGACCCGCGAGCGCAGCTCGTCGAGGAGGGGCAGGCGACCGGCATCGGCGAGGGTGCCGATCTTGTCCGCCAAGTCGGTGCCGATGCCGGGGAGTCCGGCGAGGGGGTCACGTCCCGAGCGACGTGCCGACGCGATCTCCTCACCGAGCCCCAAAACCGTCTCGGCTGCCGCGCGGTACGCGCGGCAGCGGAAAGGGTTGTCTCCGACGTACTCCAGCAGCAGCGCGATCTCTTCGAGCGCCGCTACGATCGCTTCGTTGGTCACGGCTTTGGCAATCTCAGAGGACGCCGCCCCCGGCCTGGCCCGCCGGGAGAGGGCGAGACCATGCATCGGACGACGTCGTGGATCACCCGGGGGGACGGCCCCTTCAGCCTACCTGGAACCCTTGCCGGGACCTCCGAATCACGGCTGCGGGAGGCCGCGGGCGAGCCGGGCGGGGAGCGCGGTCCGTGGGTAGGAAACGGCGGCGTCGGGGAGCCCGCCGACGGGCGTGGCAGGGGACAGCGAAGTCGTATGGCCGGTCGGCTCGAGCAATCGGGGAAACGCGCCGGTGTTCGCTGCCGGGCCCGTGCCCTGCAGAATCGGCATCGTGGCCCCGGTTCCGACACCACCTCCTGCCCCGTTGCCGCCCACTCCGGGAGCAGTTGGGGCCGGCGTCGATGGCAGCGTCGATGGGACAGGGCTGGATGGCGTCACCGGAACGGGGGGTTTGCCGGCATCACGGGTCGTTCCCACCGGGGGGGAGGTGCCGGACAGCTCCGGGATGGGCCGCAGTGCCGGGGTCGGGGTCAGTGCCGCAGGCGCCGTCGGCTGCGGCATGAGCGCCCCTCCCTGGGGGACGGCGAACGTTCCCGACTGCGGCACGATCTGCGGCTGGAACGTCGGCGGCGGGACCGCCGGCACCGTGGCGCCGGGAGACAACGCGGAGGGAGTCAGCGCCGGCGCGGCGATGCTCGACTGTCCGGGAATGAGTTGATTGGGGATGTCCGCGCCGGCCGATCCCCAAGCTTGCGGCGAGGTCTGCAACGGCGCCGCAAACGGACTCACGGCGGCGCCCGCCGGCCCTGGCACCACGGTCGACGAGGGCACGGTTCCCGGCACCGGCTGTGACACCATCGGTTGGGTCCCGATCGGTTGGCCCGTGCCCGGCTGGACTTGGACGTACTTCGTCGAATACACCGCCCGGTATTGGGTGACCGGAACGTTGACGGCCTGTTGGACGTATTGCGTGACCTCCTGCATGCACTCCCGGGGGCATCCGGTGCAGGGATCGATCTCGGTCGACGGCTTGTAGGTGGTCACGGGAACGCACTGGTACTGCGTCCGGTACGTCGTCTCCGGCACGTAGCTGACCTGTTGGACCGGCACCATCATCGGCGGAGTGGGCGCGGGTACGGGCACCGGAGCGACCGCGTAAGGCTGGGGCGCCATCATCGCGGGAGCCGCGACCGGGGCGACCGGGGCGACCGCGTACGCGACCGGAGCCCGGCGGAAGCAACTCGCACACCCGGCGAACAAGTCGTTGAGGCAGCACTGGGCGAGCGCGGTCGGGGCCTCTGTCGACCAGACCACGATCCCCACTGCCAGCGCACCAGCGAAACGTCGGGCGTTCATCGAAGGCTCCTCGTGAGGCGACCCATGGACGGTGGTCCAGGATCACGCATCTCCAAGAGCCTAGGTTGGTTTCCCGGTCGATCGCGGCGAAAAGTGATTCGCTGGAAGCCCAGTTTCTTTTTTCACCACGGCACGACCCGCGCGACCGGCACGACCGGCACGACGTGCCCGACGGCACGTCCCGGAGCCGGTCATGGCGAGCCGTCTGATCCAGGGGCAAGCGCGGGTTTTCCGCGTCGAATCACGACCACACGGCCCACAGGTCTGCCCCGGAGGCGCGAGTCTGCGTGGCCATCCGCCGGAAATCCCGAGCGCCCGCACAGCGGATCGGCCGGGCCGCTCACGCCGGCGGCGGATCGCCGGGGGCAAGCGCCGCGGCACCGGCCTCGCGTGCGAATCCGATCCGCTCGAGCGAGCGGTAGACCTCTTCCAGCGTCTTCTCGCCGAAATTGGCGATCGACAGCAGGTCCGCACGCGTGCACTGCAACAGATCCTGGACCGTGAAGATGCCTCGCTCTTCGAGGCAGTTGGTCGTCCTCACCGACAGACCGATCTCCGCCGTGCTCATCTCCAATCGCTCCGCCATCGCGTTGGAACGAGTGAGATTCGTGAATGGAATGCGCGGCATGGGTTCCCTCCCGTGCGCCCGACAGCGTCGCCCGTGTATCCGGCGGTGGCAGCCACGAACCGTTTCGCCGTGTCGATCGGCTTCGATCAGCACTGCGTCACCGATCCATCCCGCCACGCCCCGGCCCGTATACTAAGTGATCGCGGTTCCCGCCGCCTACGCCCGTCGCCACACGAAACGACGCAAACGCCCCG includes:
- a CDS encoding DNA-directed RNA polymerase subunit alpha, with the translated sequence MPRIPFTNLTRSNAMAERLEMSTAEIGLSVRTTNCLEERGIFTVQDLLQCTRADLLSIANFGEKTLEEVYRSLERIGFAREAGAAALAPGDPPPA